Below is a window of Mycolicibacterium chitae DNA.
CGCCATGGCGAGTTCGGCGCTGACCCACGCGATGCGCACCGCGTGCCGGTCGACGGACGCCGTGGGTTGTTCGGACCGGGCCTGCTGCAGCAGGCGCTCGGAGAGGGCGAACCGGCCCAGCCCCAACGCGTCGGCCGCGAGTCCGACCAGCGCGTCGGTGCGGGCCTCGCGGTCGTCGCCGGCCAGCAACAGCGCCCGGCCGTCCCAGCCTCGGGCCCGCGCGTGCCAACCGAGCTGCCGCCACAGCGAGGCCTCGGTGCTGTGCCCCAGGGAGGCCAGCGGACCGGCCGGCGCCTCGCGGCGCAGCAGGGCCAACTCGGTGCGCGCGGCGCCGTAGCGCCCCTGCCCGCCGGCGGTCACCGCGCGCAGCCAACGCTGGACCGAATCCTGCGCGGGTGGCAGCGGCCAACGTTCGGGAATGTCCCCGAACGCCGCGGCGTACAACGGCCCGTTCACCGGCCCGTTCACCGGCCCGTCGGACGGGCGGGGAAATGCGTGCGACATCGGCCGGACGCTATCAATTCACAAGTTAACAGTTGACGCCCGCCGCGTTACGAACACATAAATCGCTGCGAGATTGCGGGTAAACGAGTTTGCCACCGAGATGACAACGACGTGCGGAAATTCAAGATCGGTGCGGGACTGCCGGTTTCGACGAGTCGTCGCGATGGCGCGAAACCGGCCAAAGGATGAACATGAAGTAAATTCTTACGCTGCGGATATGCCCTTTACCACAGCGTCCGACTATTGACTCGCTTTCCGGGACACCCATACTTTGTGAGTGCACTCGAGTTGTCACCGGCGACAGAACTCGGACTACACCTTCCTTTGCCAGTCAAAGGAACTGGGCGACAAGGGGTTCTTCAATGCCACAGCCGCAGCAACTGCCCGGTCCCAACGCCGACATCTGGGATTGGCAAATGCACGGGGTGTGCCGAGGCGTCGACTCCGCGGTGTTCTTCCACCCCGACGGTGAACGCGGCCGCGCCCGTGCCCAGCGCGAACTGCGCGCCAAGGAAATGTGCCGCAGCTGCCCGGTGATCGTCCAGTGCCGTTCGCACGCCCTTGCCGTCGGAGAGCCCTACGGAATCTGGGGCGGCTTGTCGGAGTCCGAGCGCGAGTTGCTGCTCAAGCGCGGGATCCGCCGCAGCGCCTGAGCCAGGCCGATGGCCACCGCGGCGACCACCGCCAGAGCCACCAACCAGGGCAGCAGGTAGCCGAACAGCAGGATCAGGTCCCCCGCGGTGTCCACCATGGTGTCCCAACCGCGTTTGACCTGGCCGAAGAAGCCCTCATAACGCTGCGGCGACGAGGTGCCGGCCTGCTCGGCGGTGAACGTGACGTCGACGGTGCTGTAGGCGATCTGCTCGCCGAGGGCCGTGCGCTGAGCCCGCAGGCTGTCCAGTTCGGCCTGCCGCTCCGACAGCGCGTTCTCGGCGCTGATCAGCGCTTCGGGATCCCGCGCGTCGCGCATGATGCCCAGCAGGCGGTCCACCGAGGTCTGCAGCGCGGTGATCCGGGCGTCGAGGTCGACGCGCTGTGCGGTCACGTCCTCGGCGCGGGTGTTGGCGTTCTGCACGAACCCGAGTCCCCCGAGTTCGTCGATGACCTCGTCGAGCTTGTCGGCCGGGACCCGCAGCACCACCGACGACTGCGCGCGGCCGGCGCCGGTGCCGGCGTCGTCGGTCCGGTTGTCGACGCGACCGTCGGCATCGGCCGCGATGTCGACGGCCTTGTCGGCGGCGACGACGGTGTCGGCGACCGTGATTCGCATCGTGGCGGTCTTGACGACGTCGCGCTGGGGCGCCGTCCGGTCACCCGGCGCGGGCTCGAACTTCTCCGGTGCCGGGGCGATGGCCGGTGCGCTGTCCATGGCCTCCGGCGCGCTGCCGCGCACCGGCCCCTGGCCGCCTGAGCAACCCGTCAGGACGACGAGAGCGCTCAGTCCCAACACGAACACCGCAAGCTTGGGTGACTTCATGGGACAACGCTAATTCACACCGCGAGCTGCATGCGAGACTCTTCTGAATCACCCGTCCATCCTTGTGAGGAGTCGCGCGATGACCGATCTGTCCGGAGTCACCGCCGTGGTCACCGGAGGGAACTCTGGGATCGGCCGCGCAATGGCAATTGGTATCGCCAAAGCCGGTGGCGCGGTGTCGATCTGGTCGCGGAACGCGGATCGCAACGCCGAGGTGACCGACGAGCTACGCGCGCTGGGCGCGAACACGATGTCGGTGTCGTGCGATGTTGCCGACGAGGCGGCGGTCGCCGAGGCGATGCGACGCACCGTTGCCGAGCTGGGTCCGCTGGGTTGTTTCGTGGCCAATGCGGGAATGGTCGACGCGCCCGCCCCGATCGTCGACACCACGTTGGAATCGTGGCAGCGGGTCCTGCGCACCAATCTGGACGGCGCCTTCCTGTGCACCCGCGAGGCCGCGCGACGTTTCGTCGAGCAGGACAGCGGCGGGTCCATCATCGTGGTGTCCTCGACTTCCAGCCGGTACGGGGCCGCGGGCATCGCCTCCTACGCGGCCAGC
It encodes the following:
- a CDS encoding SDR family NAD(P)-dependent oxidoreductase: MTDLSGVTAVVTGGNSGIGRAMAIGIAKAGGAVSIWSRNADRNAEVTDELRALGANTMSVSCDVADEAAVAEAMRRTVAELGPLGCFVANAGMVDAPAPIVDTTLESWQRVLRTNLDGAFLCTREAARRFVEQDSGGSIIVVSSTSSRYGAAGIASYAASKTALLGLSRTLAVELARHRVRCNTLIPGWTRTSITSHGQQNPKFMAATIGRTPVRRWAEPDEYQQVAAFLADPTQLFHTGNEVVVDGGYTIF
- a CDS encoding DUF4349 domain-containing protein, with amino-acid sequence MKSPKLAVFVLGLSALVVLTGCSGGQGPVRGSAPEAMDSAPAIAPAPEKFEPAPGDRTAPQRDVVKTATMRITVADTVVAADKAVDIAADADGRVDNRTDDAGTGAGRAQSSVVLRVPADKLDEVIDELGGLGFVQNANTRAEDVTAQRVDLDARITALQTSVDRLLGIMRDARDPEALISAENALSERQAELDSLRAQRTALGEQIAYSTVDVTFTAEQAGTSSPQRYEGFFGQVKRGWDTMVDTAGDLILLFGYLLPWLVALAVVAAVAIGLAQALRRIPRLSSNSRSDSDKPPQIP
- a CDS encoding WhiB family transcriptional regulator, which translates into the protein MPQPQQLPGPNADIWDWQMHGVCRGVDSAVFFHPDGERGRARAQRELRAKEMCRSCPVIVQCRSHALAVGEPYGIWGGLSESERELLLKRGIRRSA